The genomic interval TTTAATAAAACAGGAACATCTAGTTCATGACAAATTGTTAATACTTCCTCAACCGTTTCTGTTAAGATCTCTAACTGAACGATGACAAGATCACTTTTTGCTATAAGTTCTTTTTTTTGTTGAACATGTAAAGGGGTTAAGGTGTAATTCGCACCTGGGACGACAATGATACTATTATCTCCTTTAGTAATCACAATATTTGCAATTCCTGTAAATTGCTCTTGATCTATATTAATATGTTCGATACTAATGCTCTCATTTGTTAAATGCTCAAGCAGCTCCTTACCAAACATATCCTTACCTACATTTCCAACAAAATTGACTTTGCCGCCTAATCTAGCGGCCGAAACAGCCTGGTTAGCTCCTTTTCCACCTGGAAATGTGGAATAGGACTGGCCGAAAAGTTTCACCTTGCTGCGGCTTTTTTTCACACTCTACGACTAAATCCATATTAATACTGCCAACTACAGTAATCATTCTGACACCGCCTGTTACAATAAATTATTTTGTTTTCTAAACTTTAACACAAAATGGTGCAATTAAGGTATTATTCGTCCGGATATCTCCCAAGAAATATTGATGATCATTTGCATCCTCTTACTCTAAACCTACTGTCTGAAACATTCGAAGGCGTCTAGTCAGTGGCTCAGCACTCTTCTAGACGCCTTGTTTTATTTAATGATATTATAAAAATCCCATTTCGGTAAACTAAGCACCAAACTGTGCGCTGTGTAAGCGACTATATGCGCCTCCAACTTCCAACAGCTCATCATGGCTACCTTGTTCAGCAATCCCTTGATTTGTAACCACAATGATCCTGTCCGCATTTTTTATCGTTGCAAGGCGATGAGCAATCACCAAAGTTGTTCTTCCTTGTGACAACTCGGATAACGCTTGCTGTATGGCATGTTCAGTTTCAGTATCAAGCGCAGATGTTGCTTCATCAAGAATAAGAATGGACGGGTTTTTCAAAAACATTCGCGCGATTGATAGTCTTTTCTTTTGCCCTCCTGAAAGCTTTACTCCCCTTTCACCGATGAGTGTGTCGAGACCTTCAGGCAGCTTCTTAATAACATCAAAAATTTGAGCACGTCTTGCAGCATCCCAGATTTCATCATCCGTTGCTCCTAATCGGCAGTATGCGATATTTTCCCTGATCGTTCCGTCAAACAAGAAGACATCTTGCTGGACAATGCCGATATGCGACCGTAACGATTCTAACTTCATATCCGTAATATTGATTCCATTAATTGAAATCACACCTTGATCGATATCATAAAATCGGGCAACTAAACTGCAAATCGTTGTTTTACCAGCTCCCAAAGGTGCTACCAATGCAACGGTTTCACCAGCGAAATTTGTTCTGCCGTCATTGTCGTTTTCGTTAATGACTGATTTACCCTATTAAACAGAGCAATTTCATAATCCTTGCGAACAAATTCCTTCACAACTCTAATTCCAGCAATATTTTCCTGCAGTTTTGTATTTAGCTGGTCCAGCCCTTCCTGAACACGTTTAAACCATGCCCCAGCTTTTCTTGAAAGGAAAATAATAAAAAATATCAAAATTGGGATCAAGACTAGAAGGATCGGAAAAAGCTCTCGTGCCTGAAAAAACACAATAAGGATACTGCCGATAAATAAAAGCGGTCCTCTCACTAATACCCGAAGTGTCATCATGAAAGCCGTTTGTACCAATGAAAGATCACTTGTTATAATCGTAATTAACTTTCCGGTCCCAAACTTATCTCGGTTTTCACTCGAAAAATGTTCTACCTGCTTAAAAACTTCCCTTCTAATATCTGTTGCAAAATTTACAGCTGCACGCGTACTAAATATCGTACAACCCGCTCCTCCGACTAATCCAAGAATGGCTGCACATATCATCAAAATACCCATTTGTATGACATATGCCGTATTATTGTTTGCGATCCCATTATCAATGATTTTCTGCATAATTAACGGCTGTAAAAGATCCATTGACACCTCTAAAGCCATTAATAACGGGGCTAAAACAACAAATATCCGATAAGGTTTCGTGTATTTCCACAACGTCATGACGGATTTCATTCATCTACCTCCTTTCCTTGTTGTTTTCTTTCTTGCTGATCTGACCAGTTAATCACCTGTTCACGCGCATTTTTTAAAATTGAGATGAATTCTTCAGCATGTTCTGGCTTCTCATCGCAATGTGATACTCTAACATAAATTTATCCATTTCTTCCCTTACAAGACCCGCATGCTTTGATTGCTTCCACATTAAACGGATTCGCCAGTCCTCCCAAAACACATCTTCCTCACCTTGAACAGCTTCCGCTAAAAATAACAAGCCATCTGAATGTAATGTATAGACCTTTTTATCTCCTTGTTCAACAACTGTTATTAGTCCTTTATCATGTAAATCCTGTAAAGCAGGATTTACTGTCCCGGCACTTGGAGTATAATAACCATTGCTTCTTTCTTCTAATAACTTCATCACCTGATAGCCATGCCTCGGCTCTTCTTTTAATAGCTTGAGAATAGCTATCTGGATAAGTCCTCTCCGTTTCATACCTTTTGAATTTGGTTTTGAAGGCCGATCGAATAGGTTACGTGCATTTTTTAAGCCTTTTCTTGTAACGGAATAGATGCCATTGTTAACTTGTATCATTTCATCCCTAACTAATTTTTCAAGAACCTTTGTTGAATTTTCATCTCCTAAAATATGTAACAATTCCTGCTCATTTAAATGATTACGACTTAAATGGCCTAGGATTGTCAAAAAATCTTAATTTATAAACAGGGACATTTTACACCTCCATAGGGGTTTTACTATTACGATTAATTTTATTCGATATAAAAAAGCATCTCTTACGAGGATGCTTTATCGTTTAATTTATCAATTATTCATTTCACCTATAAAATGACTTCTTCATATAAAAAGATATAACATTTATTCTTTTTTATAGGAGGTATACGGTTGGCGGGGCGTTTGTCGACCTCTTTCTTACAAAGGGATATATGCGTGAACCACATTGGCATCCAAATTCATGGGAATTAGATGTTATCGTTTCAGGTGAAGCAATGATATCCATCGTAGATCCAGATACTAAAAAACTGCATAATTATAAGGCAAAACCAGGTCAAGTCGTGTTTATCCCAATGGCATGGTGGCATTGGATCAGACCTATAACAGAAAAACTGCATCTTCATCTATTTTTTAATAATGATCAATTTGAAACAGCAGAAGGTTCTGATACATTGCGTCTAACTCCACCGAAAGTGTTTCACGCTGCATACGGAGTAGATAAAGAAAAAATCGCTGAAGCCTTATCACCAATTAAAGAATCAGTTGTGATTGGTCCCCCCTCAAAAGACAGTATTCATTCAAGAGCTAATGACACTGAAAAGGTGAACAATCATGATGGAGAAATTTTGATTAATATTAATAATCGCACAATTGATTTATAACAAACGATGAAAAGGTATGGCTTTTCCATGCCTTTTTTTAATCCAGGTATGTCGCTATATCCTTTACCAAATCAATTAAATAGTACATTTGTGTGATCAAAAAAGAAAAAAGAATAACGATCATTGAACCGAATGTGTAAACAGCTGCTTCAGGTGGATCACCGTCTCCAATGAAAAAAGAAGACAAAATTAATAAAAGAATGAAACAAGCCAAAACACTAAAGAAGAACATACTAATATACTTTGCCATTCATGATCCCCTTTGCTCGATATCAATTACTCACAGATCATTTTATGTATGCAGACTTCGCCACTCTGCCCATTCATTTTCTAACATACTCATCTCCAATGAGCTCCAATATGTGTTCCCGATTCTTCTTGAATCCCTAAGGACTCCTTCCTTTTTAAAACCTACCTTTTCATAACAGTTAATTGCCGAAACGTTAAAGTCAAAAACTCCAAGACTTACTCGATGTAAGTTTAGTTCACCAAACGCAATCTTTAGGACCTCTTTCAGCATCTGTTGACCAATACCTTGGCCGCGAACATCTTTATTCCCAACTAAAACCTTGCCTACTCGTGCAGATTTATGTTTCCTATCAACATTTCCTAACGAAATATGCCCGATCACTTTACCTGTTTCTTTATGTAATACTTTATAGACATACTTGTCAGCCTCATCATGATTTGCATTCGCAAGATATGTCGTTAACTGACTTTCAGTTAACGGATACTCAAAAGCAGGCCCGCCCCATTGTAAAAGAAATTCTGGTGAATCGATCCAATTGATTAATTGTTTGAAATCAGAACGTGTAAAATAGCTTAGTTTTATCAAATCCTGCTCTCCCTTCAATCGCTTTCAACCATGCCACAAAGTAGCATCCATTCTTGTCTTCTCTAAATAATCATTCTATTAAAATTATAAAATATTACTATGAATATAAAAATATAAAAATTCTATAAAAAATGGAACTATTAAACGATTGTACCCCTCTTGGGGGGGTGAGAATCAATCTAAATGAAAGAATTTTCTTTTGCTGTCTTTCAGATGATATGAAGGCCTTTTCTTTTGCTATTTAGTTGTGGTTTTTACTTTCATCTGGGCTATGATGGTCTTTTCCTTTAGCTAATTTAGAATTATTAAACCTTTATCATAACTCCATCCAATAAAAAAAGACCAGTATCTCAGTATCTCTACTTTTCCTCAGGCTAGTTATTATATCTTTTCCTTAGGTTCTCTTTTTTATATTGTGATAGTTTAACACAAATAAAAAAGACCAGCATCTCTGTTGATCTTTTTCTTCTTACTTGGCAACGTCCTACTCTCACAAGGGGAAACCCCTAACTACCATCGGCGCTGAAGAGCTTAACTTCCGTGTTCGGCATGGGAACGGGTGTGACCTCTTCGCCATCGTCACCAAATAATATTAAGTTTGAAGGGATATTCCTTCAAAACTAGATAACGATTCACAATTCAATTCACTCAACTGAGTTTATACTCTTACATTGTCCAGCTCCAGAAGCCAAATCCTACGGTCATTTCACACTCTCCTGCGAAGTCAAAGTACGACTTCTTCTCGAGCGCTCCAATGCCCTATGGATTTAAGCGGGCTTCTTCCGCTTTTCTATTTAGGTTAAGTCCTCGATCGATTAGTATCAGTCAACTCCACACGTCACCGCGCTTCCACCTCTGACCTATCAACCTGATCATCTTTCAGGGATCTTACTAGCTTACGCT from Metabacillus sediminilitoris carries:
- a CDS encoding GNAT family N-acetyltransferase — translated: MIKLSYFTRSDFKQLINWIDSPEFLLQWGGPAFEYPLTESQLTTYLANANHDEADKYVYKVLHKETGKVIGHISLGNVDRKHKSARVGKVLVGNKDVRGQGIGQQMLKEVLKIAFGELNLHRVSLGVFDFNVSAINCYEKVGFKKEGVLRDSRRIGNTYWSSLEMSMLENEWAEWRSLHT
- a CDS encoding ribokinase; the encoded protein is MKKSRSKVKLFGQSYSTFPGGKGANQAVSAARLGGKVNFVGNVGKDMFGKELLEHLTNESISIEHINIDQEQFTGIANIVITKGDNSIIVVPGANYTLTPLHVQQKKELIAKSDLVIVQLEILTETVEEVLTICHELDVPVLLNPAPTASCTKKMIEMATYITPNETECEELFGGYSEGLLKKYPNKLIVTLGEAGAVYFNGTDIVQVEGFKTTVVDTTGAGDTFNGAFAFAINNGKEIKDAIQFANAAASLSVEKLGAQKGMPSFDDVNKRLKDTMI
- a CDS encoding PadR family transcriptional regulator, which translates into the protein MLHILGDENSTKVLEKLVRDEMIQVNNGIYSVTRKGLKNARNLFDRPSKPNSKGMKRRGLIQIAILKLLKEEPRHGYQVMKLLEERSNGYYTPSAGTVNPALQDLHDKGLITVVEQGDKKVYTLHSDGLLFLAEAVQGEEDVFWEDWRIRLMWKQSKHAGLVREEMDKFMLEYHIAMRSQNMLKNSSQF